A section of the Prosthecobacter sp. genome encodes:
- the surE gene encoding 5'/3'-nucleotidase SurE encodes MRVLLTNDDGITAPGLQALEEAVKQLGWQPVIVAPAHEQSQCGHRVTTHQHLKVEPRGDQRFAVHGTPADCVRLALFALDVKPDLVISGINAGGNMGQDIVISGTVAAAREAAYHGIRSFALSHYMIRELAVDWRRTSAWVADILRETHLQDHPLNSFWNINLPHLAPGQHALPPRIACQPAHSPLNVSYTQNEHGYAYSASYASRPRDPGSDVDVCFGGNVAVSLLHV; translated from the coding sequence ATGCGCGTCCTCCTCACGAATGACGACGGCATCACCGCGCCTGGTTTGCAGGCTTTGGAAGAAGCGGTGAAACAGCTTGGCTGGCAGCCGGTCATCGTGGCACCCGCTCACGAGCAAAGCCAGTGCGGCCACCGTGTCACCACGCATCAACACCTCAAAGTGGAACCGCGCGGCGACCAGCGCTTCGCCGTCCACGGCACACCGGCAGACTGCGTGCGGCTGGCGCTGTTCGCTCTTGATGTGAAGCCGGACCTCGTGATCTCCGGCATCAACGCCGGTGGCAACATGGGCCAGGACATCGTCATCTCCGGCACCGTCGCCGCGGCACGCGAGGCTGCGTATCATGGCATTCGTTCGTTTGCACTGTCGCACTACATGATTCGCGAACTCGCCGTCGATTGGCGGCGCACCTCGGCCTGGGTCGCGGACATTTTGCGTGAAACACATCTCCAGGATCATCCGCTCAATTCTTTTTGGAACATCAATCTGCCGCATCTGGCTCCCGGCCAGCATGCTCTCCCTCCCCGCATCGCGTGCCAGCCCGCTCATTCGCCTTTGAACGTCTCCTACACCCAGAACGAGCATGGCTACGCTTACAGCGCCTCCTATGCCTCACGCCCCCGCGATCCCGGCTCGGATGTGGATGTCTGTTTCGGCGGCAACGTCGCCGTTTCGCTGCTGCACGTATAA
- a CDS encoding 2-enoyl thioester reductase domain-containing protein, with protein sequence MSSFLQFDHTGNPANVLQLKERVLAPPEGHEVRVRMRYAPVNPADLNFIEGTYGRAAHPPCIPGHEGCGEVEEVGSAVVSLAKGDVVIPLLGTGCWTQHLTAPEHHFAKLPPQIDAVQASMLRVNPVTAWALLNHHIRLAKGSWVAQNAANSGVGRALIQLAHHFGLRTINFVRRAELVDELKTLGADAVVLDTAEGVAEAKKIVGSEPVQLAANAVGGDSAIHLMDLLSSEGIMVTYGAMSRRSLKVPNKFLIFKNLQLHGLWITKWLEKASTPELYEVLDPLTALIEKGELVTAIDQIVPLADFKQAILRAQEGSRHGKVILDLA encoded by the coding sequence ATGTCCTCTTTCCTTCAATTCGATCATACCGGCAATCCGGCGAACGTCCTTCAACTCAAGGAACGCGTGCTTGCACCACCCGAAGGCCACGAAGTCCGCGTGCGCATGCGCTATGCTCCCGTCAATCCGGCGGACCTGAATTTCATCGAGGGCACCTACGGCCGGGCCGCGCATCCGCCCTGCATTCCCGGTCATGAAGGGTGTGGTGAGGTCGAGGAGGTCGGCAGCGCTGTGGTCTCGCTGGCGAAAGGCGATGTGGTCATCCCGCTGCTCGGCACGGGCTGCTGGACGCAGCATCTCACCGCCCCGGAGCATCACTTCGCCAAACTGCCGCCGCAGATCGATGCCGTGCAGGCCAGCATGCTGCGCGTCAACCCTGTCACCGCTTGGGCGCTGCTCAATCACCACATTCGTCTCGCCAAAGGCTCCTGGGTGGCGCAAAACGCCGCCAACTCCGGCGTGGGCCGCGCCTTGATCCAGCTCGCCCATCACTTCGGGCTGCGGACGATCAATTTCGTCCGTCGCGCCGAACTGGTCGATGAATTGAAGACCCTCGGGGCCGACGCGGTGGTGCTTGATACCGCCGAAGGTGTGGCCGAGGCCAAAAAGATCGTCGGCAGCGAACCTGTGCAGCTTGCCGCGAACGCCGTTGGTGGCGACAGCGCCATTCACCTCATGGATCTGCTCAGTTCGGAAGGAATCATGGTGACTTACGGAGCGATGAGCCGCCGCAGCCTCAAGGTGCCGAACAAATTCCTCATCTTCAAAAATCTCCAGCTTCACGGACTGTGGATCACGAAATGGCTCGAAAAAGCCAGCACGCCCGAACTTTACGAAGTGCTCGATCCTCTCACGGCTCTCATCGAAAAGGGCGAACTTGTCACAGCCATCGATCAAATCGTGCCGTTGGCCGATTTCAAGCAGGCCATCCTCCGTGCGCAGGAGGGCTCTCGTCACGGCAAAGTCATTCTCGATCTCGCCTGA